A single window of Microbacterium oryzae DNA harbors:
- the prmC gene encoding peptide chain release factor N(5)-glutamine methyltransferase, whose product MSHPAPRPSAVTVRTALADAVRVLAEAGVPDPDVDAELLLAHVRDESRGSVQAAAIRGDALTPDAVDAFEALVARRAAREPLQHITGVAHFRHLELAVGPGVFVPRPETEMVAQLAIDALRADPSPEPVAVDLGTGSGAIALALATEVPHARVHAAEKSPDAFAWTTRNLERTGASNLRLVLADLADAFADLDGTVSVVVSNPPYVPDDAIPRDPEVRLHDPAAALYGGPDGLDVVRVLSRTALRLLRPGGVLVIEHGEWQGAPIRELLAGDGWRAPATHPDLTTRDRATTAIRP is encoded by the coding sequence ATGTCGCATCCCGCACCCCGGCCATCCGCCGTCACCGTCCGCACCGCTCTCGCCGACGCCGTCCGCGTCCTCGCCGAAGCGGGGGTGCCCGATCCCGACGTCGACGCCGAGCTCCTCCTCGCGCACGTACGAGACGAGAGCCGCGGCAGCGTGCAGGCCGCGGCCATCCGCGGCGATGCGCTCACTCCCGACGCCGTCGACGCCTTCGAGGCGCTCGTCGCGCGCCGTGCCGCGCGCGAGCCGCTGCAGCACATCACCGGCGTCGCGCACTTCCGGCACCTCGAGCTCGCGGTCGGGCCGGGCGTCTTCGTGCCGCGCCCGGAGACGGAGATGGTGGCGCAGCTCGCCATCGACGCCCTCCGCGCCGATCCGTCGCCCGAGCCCGTCGCCGTCGACCTCGGCACCGGCAGCGGCGCCATCGCCCTGGCCCTCGCCACCGAGGTGCCGCATGCGCGCGTCCACGCGGCGGAGAAGTCGCCCGACGCGTTCGCCTGGACCACGCGCAACCTCGAGCGCACGGGAGCTTCGAACCTCCGCCTCGTGCTCGCCGACCTCGCCGACGCGTTCGCCGACCTCGACGGCACCGTCTCCGTCGTCGTGTCGAACCCGCCGTACGTGCCCGACGACGCCATCCCGCGCGACCCGGAGGTGCGGCTGCACGATCCCGCGGCCGCGCTCTACGGCGGGCCCGACGGTCTCGACGTCGTGCGCGTGCTCAGCCGCACCGCGCTGCGCCTGCTGCGCCCGGGCGGCGTCCTCGTCATCGAGCACGGGGAGTGGCAGGGTGCGCCCATCCGCGAGCTGCTCGCCGGCGACGGATGGCGCGCGCCGGCCACGCACCCCGACCTCACGACGCGAGATCGCGCGACCACGGCCATCCGCCCCTGA
- a CDS encoding L-threonylcarbamoyladenylate synthase, with protein sequence MSPLFDLRDESQLLPGLRRARQAIARGELIVIPTDTVYGVAADAFSPEAVQRLLDAKGRGRQQPPPVLVGGVDAMRALVEDVPEPVQRLVDRFWPGGLTIVLPAQASLSWDLGDTEGTVAVRMPDHRLTLELLAETGPLAVSSANLTGEPAAVMADSAMSMLGESVAVYLDGGASATGIASTIVDATSLVGAASERVVRVLREGAISRSELRDVLGDLLEADPESEAGSDA encoded by the coding sequence ATGTCCCCCCTCTTCGATCTGCGTGACGAGTCGCAGCTCCTTCCCGGCCTGCGCCGGGCGCGCCAGGCGATCGCCCGCGGCGAGCTCATCGTGATCCCCACCGACACCGTGTACGGCGTCGCCGCCGACGCGTTCAGCCCCGAGGCCGTGCAGCGTCTCCTCGACGCCAAGGGCCGCGGCCGGCAGCAGCCGCCGCCCGTGCTCGTCGGCGGCGTGGACGCCATGCGCGCGCTCGTCGAGGACGTGCCCGAGCCCGTGCAGCGGCTCGTCGACCGGTTCTGGCCCGGCGGCCTCACGATCGTGCTGCCCGCGCAGGCGTCGCTCAGCTGGGACCTCGGCGACACCGAGGGCACCGTCGCCGTGCGCATGCCCGACCACCGTCTCACCCTCGAGCTGCTGGCCGAGACCGGCCCGCTCGCGGTGTCCAGCGCCAACCTCACGGGCGAGCCCGCCGCCGTCATGGCGGACTCGGCGATGAGCATGCTGGGCGAGAGCGTCGCGGTTTACCTCGACGGCGGCGCCTCGGCCACCGGCATCGCCTCCACGATCGTCGACGCGACGTCGCTCGTGGGCGCCGCGTCCGAGCGGGTCGTCCGCGTGCTCCGCGAGGGTGCGATCTCGCGGAGCGAGCTCCGCGACGTGCTGGGCGACCTGCTCGAGGCCGATCCGGAGTCCGAGGCAGGCAGCGACGCGTGA